From a region of the Acanthochromis polyacanthus isolate Apoly-LR-REF ecotype Palm Island chromosome 3, KAUST_Apoly_ChrSc, whole genome shotgun sequence genome:
- the sun2 gene encoding uncharacterized protein sun2 isoform X1 codes for MSRRSSRLLSGGYYNSDEESDSSSVTNISYRENPVKVFKKKAGTRKPGSRTSSRANSNASSGTPETPRTAGQSPSPLSTQTAPTMRTVPYVPITVTPRPALTPSSARAQTPTHCRPVPPVNSPYAGLSSSSGPGLHSRPNHKELSQSGVDSSGYSSSEGNAPEDRIYSHIPAVAKAAFSSSMKKRLALLLIALLCIWLLLPFFTSFISRMTVSKTPSQTKPKSQPVLPAAPPPPQPNTMHSTPTADPAVVSAAVEAKMQHLLVDLQLKQELLISQMKEQLQLDMQNMKAGLEAVDSDGRLRLEQDLAVLGRQIEDYQKDSRSAAASLNLRIQTLEKQNTKLFQELSSVQMMPPPAPCPHTSAAPVLNHLSPELQQAMEKWLTARIQEQDAIRTADRGSCTDCGHPMADRMADFALETQGASVISTRCSETYRHRSACLTLFGFPLWYPSESPRTVIQGYPVLLPGKCWAFHGVQGILVISLSHPVRISHVTLDHLPRYNSPTGRIDSAPKDFEVYGMKNDTEEGTLLGKFTYDENGPSTQTFKLPNQSDVVYRFVELRVLTNWGHVEYTCLYRFRVHGTIAST; via the exons ATGTCTCGCAGGAGTTCCCGCTTGCTGTCCGGTGGCTACTACAATTCAGATGAGGAATCTGACTCAAGTAGTGTGACAAACATATCTTACAGAGAAAACCCGGTCAA ggtTTTTAAGAAGAAGGCAGGGACCCGCAAGCCTGGCTCCCGCACCTCCAGTAGAGCAAATAGCAATGCCAGTTCTGGGACCCCTGAGACCCCTCGCACTGCAG GTCAGAGTCCGTCGCCCTTGAGCACTCAGACTGCACCTACCATGAGGACCGTGCCCTACGTCCCCATCACGGTCACCCCACGCCCAGCACTGACCCCATCATCAGCCCGGGCTCAGACCCCCACACACTGCCGTCCCGTACCTCCAGTGAACAGCCCTTACGCCGGGCTCTCCAGCTCCAGCGGGCCGGGATTACACTCTAGGCCTAACCACAAGGAGCTGAGTCAGAGTGGCGTGGACAGCTCGGGATACTCGTCCTCTGAGGGCAACGCACCTGAAGATCGTATATACTCCCACATACCAGCAG TAGCTAAAGCTgcattcagcagcagcatgaagaAACGTCTGGCTCTCTTACTGATTGCACTTCTAT GTATCTGGTTGCTCCTTCCCTTCTTCACCTCTTTCATCTCCCGCATGACTGTCTCAAAGACCCCGTCACAGACAAAACCCAAGAGTCAACCTGTTCTCCCTgccgctcctcctcctcctcaaccCAACACCATGCATTCCACACCTACAGCG GATCCTGCCGTTGTGTCTGCTGCTGTAGAAGCTAAGATGCAGCATCTGCTG GTGGATCTGCAGCTTAAACAGGAGCTCCTTATCTCCCAG ATGAAGGAGCAACTGCAGCTGGACATGCAGAACATGAAAGCAGGTCTGGAGGCAGTGGACTCAGACGGTCGGCTGCGTCTGGAGCAGGATCTGGCCGTGCTGGGCAGGCAGATAGAGGATTACCAGAAGGACAGTCGCTCTGCTGCAGCCAGTCTCAACCTCAGGATCCAAACTCTGGAGAAGCAGAATACCAAG CTTTTCCAGGAGTTGTCATCCGTCCAGATGATGCCTCCTCCAGCCCCTTGTCCTCATACCAGCGCTGCTCCAGTCCTCAACCATCTCAGCCCTGAGCTTCAACAGGCCATGGAGAAGTGGCTCACTGCCCGCATCCAG GAGCAGGATGCAATCAGAACTGCTGACAGAGGAAGCTGCACAGACTGTGGACATCCCATGGCTGACAGAATGGCTGACTTTGCTCTGGAGACTCAAG GTGCCAGTGTGATCAGCACCAGGTGTTCGGAGACGTATCGTCATCGCTCAGCGTGTCTCACCCTGTTTGGTTTCCCTCTGTGGTATCCATCTGAGAGCCCACGCACCGTTATTCAG GGCTACCCGGTGCTGCTTCCAGGAAAGTGTTGGGCGTTTCATGGTGTCCAAGGCATTCTTGTCATCTCTCTGTCCCACCCCGTGAGGATAAGTCACGTGACGCTGGACCACCTGCCACGCTACAACTCTCCCACCGGTCGCATTGACTCCGCACCCAAAGACTTTGAAGTTTAC GGcatgaaaaatgacacagaagaaGGAACACTGCTGGGGAAATTCACTTACGATGAGAACGGCCCGTCAACGCAGACGTTTAAGCTGCCT AACCAGAGTGACGTGGTTTATCGATTTGTGGAGCTGCGAGTTCTTACCAACTGGGGTCACGTCGAGTACACGTGTCTTTACCGCTTCCGTGTGCATGGAACGATCGCCTCCACATGA
- the sun2 gene encoding uncharacterized protein sun2 isoform X2: MSRRSSRLLSGGYYNSDEESDSSSVTNISYRENPVKVFKKKAGTRKPGSRTSSRANSNASSGTPETPRTAGQSPSPLSTQTAPTMRTVPYVPITVTPRPALTPSSARAQTPTHCRPVPPVNSPYAGLSSSSGPGLHSRPNHKELSQSGVDSSGYSSSEGNAPEDRIYSHIPAAKAAFSSSMKKRLALLLIALLCIWLLLPFFTSFISRMTVSKTPSQTKPKSQPVLPAAPPPPQPNTMHSTPTADPAVVSAAVEAKMQHLLVDLQLKQELLISQMKEQLQLDMQNMKAGLEAVDSDGRLRLEQDLAVLGRQIEDYQKDSRSAAASLNLRIQTLEKQNTKLFQELSSVQMMPPPAPCPHTSAAPVLNHLSPELQQAMEKWLTARIQEQDAIRTADRGSCTDCGHPMADRMADFALETQGASVISTRCSETYRHRSACLTLFGFPLWYPSESPRTVIQGYPVLLPGKCWAFHGVQGILVISLSHPVRISHVTLDHLPRYNSPTGRIDSAPKDFEVYGMKNDTEEGTLLGKFTYDENGPSTQTFKLPNQSDVVYRFVELRVLTNWGHVEYTCLYRFRVHGTIAST; the protein is encoded by the exons ATGTCTCGCAGGAGTTCCCGCTTGCTGTCCGGTGGCTACTACAATTCAGATGAGGAATCTGACTCAAGTAGTGTGACAAACATATCTTACAGAGAAAACCCGGTCAA ggtTTTTAAGAAGAAGGCAGGGACCCGCAAGCCTGGCTCCCGCACCTCCAGTAGAGCAAATAGCAATGCCAGTTCTGGGACCCCTGAGACCCCTCGCACTGCAG GTCAGAGTCCGTCGCCCTTGAGCACTCAGACTGCACCTACCATGAGGACCGTGCCCTACGTCCCCATCACGGTCACCCCACGCCCAGCACTGACCCCATCATCAGCCCGGGCTCAGACCCCCACACACTGCCGTCCCGTACCTCCAGTGAACAGCCCTTACGCCGGGCTCTCCAGCTCCAGCGGGCCGGGATTACACTCTAGGCCTAACCACAAGGAGCTGAGTCAGAGTGGCGTGGACAGCTCGGGATACTCGTCCTCTGAGGGCAACGCACCTGAAGATCGTATATACTCCCACATACCAGCAG CTAAAGCTgcattcagcagcagcatgaagaAACGTCTGGCTCTCTTACTGATTGCACTTCTAT GTATCTGGTTGCTCCTTCCCTTCTTCACCTCTTTCATCTCCCGCATGACTGTCTCAAAGACCCCGTCACAGACAAAACCCAAGAGTCAACCTGTTCTCCCTgccgctcctcctcctcctcaaccCAACACCATGCATTCCACACCTACAGCG GATCCTGCCGTTGTGTCTGCTGCTGTAGAAGCTAAGATGCAGCATCTGCTG GTGGATCTGCAGCTTAAACAGGAGCTCCTTATCTCCCAG ATGAAGGAGCAACTGCAGCTGGACATGCAGAACATGAAAGCAGGTCTGGAGGCAGTGGACTCAGACGGTCGGCTGCGTCTGGAGCAGGATCTGGCCGTGCTGGGCAGGCAGATAGAGGATTACCAGAAGGACAGTCGCTCTGCTGCAGCCAGTCTCAACCTCAGGATCCAAACTCTGGAGAAGCAGAATACCAAG CTTTTCCAGGAGTTGTCATCCGTCCAGATGATGCCTCCTCCAGCCCCTTGTCCTCATACCAGCGCTGCTCCAGTCCTCAACCATCTCAGCCCTGAGCTTCAACAGGCCATGGAGAAGTGGCTCACTGCCCGCATCCAG GAGCAGGATGCAATCAGAACTGCTGACAGAGGAAGCTGCACAGACTGTGGACATCCCATGGCTGACAGAATGGCTGACTTTGCTCTGGAGACTCAAG GTGCCAGTGTGATCAGCACCAGGTGTTCGGAGACGTATCGTCATCGCTCAGCGTGTCTCACCCTGTTTGGTTTCCCTCTGTGGTATCCATCTGAGAGCCCACGCACCGTTATTCAG GGCTACCCGGTGCTGCTTCCAGGAAAGTGTTGGGCGTTTCATGGTGTCCAAGGCATTCTTGTCATCTCTCTGTCCCACCCCGTGAGGATAAGTCACGTGACGCTGGACCACCTGCCACGCTACAACTCTCCCACCGGTCGCATTGACTCCGCACCCAAAGACTTTGAAGTTTAC GGcatgaaaaatgacacagaagaaGGAACACTGCTGGGGAAATTCACTTACGATGAGAACGGCCCGTCAACGCAGACGTTTAAGCTGCCT AACCAGAGTGACGTGGTTTATCGATTTGTGGAGCTGCGAGTTCTTACCAACTGGGGTCACGTCGAGTACACGTGTCTTTACCGCTTCCGTGTGCATGGAACGATCGCCTCCACATGA